A portion of the Salvelinus fontinalis isolate EN_2023a chromosome 32, ASM2944872v1, whole genome shotgun sequence genome contains these proteins:
- the si:dkey-266f7.9 gene encoding 1-phosphatidylinositol phosphodiesterase — MPPYSFTQSVSVSLLLAVLLWLQGCQAEDSRLLGSVPINIPEESDMASTKGVPRMGKMLIELMTLLGAVGLSNSAIQRPDYDDTPAPEFLNPSWMADLPDSRPLSEVTMPGTHNTMAIYGGALAECQSWSLASQLRAGVRFLDVRVRHVRGNLTIHHGVSYQRAHFGDVLEGVADFLREYPSETVLMRLKEEFSETYDIYGAVVSYIHLYADWDLLWHSRLMPTVGQARGKLIVLQDFGGPDLGMRYGSLEIADDWKVPTLLHVAEKWQSVHEHLEAAPVGNKAYIFLTYGSGAGIFAYPNAIAQRINARLYDYLMALIGQNRRFGIITMDFPAAPLLQMIINFN; from the exons TCCCCATTAATATACCTGAAGAATCAGACATGGCAAGCACCAAAGGAGTCCCCAGGATGGGGAAGATGCTTATCGAGCTGATGACCCTGCTGGG GGCTGTTGGCTTGAGCAACAGCGCCATCCAGAGGCCTGACTATGACGACACTCCGGCCCCCGAGTTCCTCAACCCCTCCTGGATGGCGGACCTCCCGGACAGCCGCCCGCTGTCCGAGGTCACCATGCCTGGCACCCACAACACCATGGCCATCTACGGCGGCGCCTTGGCTGAGTGCCAGTCCTGGAGCCTGGCGTCGCAGTTGCGTGCCGGTGTGCGCTTCCTGGACGTTCGTGTGCGCCATGTGCGTGGCAACCTCACCATCCACCACGGCGTGTCCTACCAGCGGGCGCACTTCGGTGACGTGCTGGAGGGCGTGGCTGACTTCCTACGTGAGTACCCCAGCGAGACGGTGCTGATGCGGCTCAAGGAGGAGTTCAGTGAGACCTATGACATCTACGGGGCGGTGGTCAGCTACATCCACCTCTACGCCGACTGGGACCTGCTGTGGCACAGTCGGCTCATGCCAACTGTGGGACAGGCCAGAGGGAAGCTCATTGTCCTCCAGGACTTTGGCGGACCTGACCTCGGCATGCGCTACGGCTCCCTGGAGATTGCAGACGACTGGAAG GTCCCCACCCTCCTGCATGTGGCTGAGAAATGGCAAAGTGTGCACGAACACCTGGAGGCTGCCCCTGTGGGCAACAAAGCCTATATCTTCCTCACCTATGGCAGCGGAGCGGGCATCTTTGCCTACCCCAACGCCATCGCCCAGCGAATCAATGCCCGCCTGTACGACTACCTGATGGCACTGATAGGGCAGAACAGGCGCTTCGGAATCATCACCATGGACTTCCCCGCCGCTCCCCTCCTTCAAATGATCATCAACTTCAACTGA
- the LOC129831119 gene encoding hepatoma-derived growth factor-like — MPRSNRQKEYKPGDLVFAKMKGYPHWPARINELPEGVVKSPSNKYQVFFFGTHETAFLGPKDLFPYEEGKEKFGKPTKRKGFSEGLWEIENNPTVIHEPAGYEPAKKETPAEGAVEAGGEQKGDAEGSSDEDEGTLVIDEKNDKGVAKRKAGGSSESSPKRPKDTEGKGDTKVDSKKSDTELKLNDKAGHTPTELSSTPGESKPEGQAKPPPEGQLTSEKPVMDSA, encoded by the exons ATGCCGAGGTCGAATAGGCAAAAAGAATATAAGCCTGGGGATCTCGTGTTTGCGAAAATGAAGGGTTATCCACATTGGCCCGCGAGG ATTAACGAGTTACCCGAAGGAGTTGTCAAGTCCCCCTCCAACAAGTACCAAGTGTTCTTCTTTGGGACACATGAGAC GGCATTCCTGGGTCCCAAGGACCTGTTCCCTTATGAGGAGGGCAAGGAGAAGTTTGGCAAGCCCACCAAGAGGAAAGGCTTCAGCGAGGGTCTCTGGGAAATTGAGAACAACCCTACAGTGATACACGAACCCGCAGGCTATGAG CCAGCAAAGAAGGAGACTCCAGCAGAAGGGGCGGTGGAAGCAGGAGGGGAACAAAAGGGGGATGCAGAAGGAAGCAGTGACGAGGACGAAGGGACCCTCGTCATCGATGAGAAGAATGACAAGGGAGTGGCCAAGAGGAAAGCTGGGGGTTCCAGCGAG AGCTCTCCTAAACGACCTAAGGACACAGAGGGCAAAGGTGACACGAAGGTGGATAGTAAGAAGTCTGACACTGAGCTGAAGCTTAATGACAAGGCAGGGCATACGCCCACTGAGCTGTCTTCCACGCCGGGTGAATCAAAGCCAGAGGGCCAGGCAAAACCACCGCCCGAGGGCCAACTAACATCAGAGAAG CCTG
- the LOC129831120 gene encoding proline-rich protein PRCC-like isoform X2, translating to MELAILVEERNHGKRGGLFARLPVPKRSASEALGNVRPSKGTSHFSSRNTVSNDGDEDSVTRSQHSKGGLLFDLPKPKKRTEPVKIPIPEIKRGDSDSDEDEPRRKKSLPQGPGTGLSSLLPQPKNMVVKEMQRALVPHTLTKRPEPKKPTKPSLVASQGHLSSSASPSAIKAAAKSAALQLARQIAAEESDEELAPENYFSLEDSAKPLPAVVPSLNPEPVPTSGLLPAPPGMQRGTFQSDAPLDFGANQEGAWGGQQLGVYQQPSAEPQGYYNEAYYQDPESDPALPEPEQPSSSALFDDEAFMRLQGKRNRSKEEVKFLEIKGDDQLSGNQQWMTKSMTEEKQERKSFSKKKGDQPTGQQRRKHQITYLIHQAKERELELKNNWADNKLTRRQTQAKYGF from the exons ATGGAACTAGCTATTTTGGTGGAGGAAAGAAACCATGG CAAACGTGGGGGGCTTTTCGCACGCCTCCCTGTCCCCAAAAGATCTGCCTCGGAGGCACTAGGAAACGTGCGACCAAGCAAAGGGACATCACACTTCTCTTCACGGAACACTGTGTCAAACGATGGCGACGAGGACTCAGTTACCCGTTCTCAACATTCCAAGGGAGGGTTGCTTTTCGACTTACCTAAACCGAAGAAGCGAACAGAGCCTGTCAAAATCCCTATACCTGAGATAAAGAGAGGGGAT TCTGACTCTGATGAAGATGAACCAAGGAGAAAGAAATCCCTGCCCCAG GGTCCTGGCACTGGCCTTTCCTCCCTCCTACCTCAGCCGAAAAACATGGTTGTGAAGGAGATGCAGAGGGCCCTAGTGCCGCACACCCTCACCAAGCGGCCTGAGCCAAAGAAACCCACAAAGCCCTCCTTAGTGGCCTCCCAGGGCCACCTCAGCTCCAGTGCATCCCCCTCCGCCATCAAAGCAGCAGCTAAATCGGCTGCCCTGCAGCTAGCGAGACAAATAGCTGCTGAGGAAAGTGACGAAGAACTGGCCCCCGAGAACTACTTCTCCCTGGAAGACAGCGCCAAGCCTCTCCCCGCTGTGGTCCCCAGCTTGAACCCAGAGCCTGTCCCCACCTCAGGCCTGCTACCTGCTCCTCCAGGCATGCAGCGTGGTACATTCCAGTCAGATGCCCCTCTGGACTTTGGCGCCAACCAAGAGGGAGCTTGGGGAGGTCAACAGCTAGGGGTGTACCAGCAGCCCTCGGCAGAGCCTCAG GGTTACTACAACGAGGCTTACTACCAGGATCCAGAGTCTGACCCAGCATTGCCTGAGCCAGAGCAACCTAGTTCCTCCGCCCTGTTTGATGATGAAGCG TTCATGAGGCTGCAggggaagaggaacaggagcAAGGAAGAGGTGAAGTTCCTGGAGATTAAGGGAGATGACCAGCTGAGCGGCAACCAGCAGTGGATGACCAAGAGCATGACGGAAGAGAAGCAAGAGCGCAAATCCTTCAGCAAG AAAAAGGGAGACCAACCCACAGGGCAACAGCGACGCAAGCACCAGATCACATACCTCATCCACCAG GCAAAGGAGCGAGAGCTAGAGCTGAAGAACAACTGGGCTGACAACAAGCTGACTCGCCGGCAAACACAGGCCAAATACGGCTTTTAA
- the LOC129831120 gene encoding proline-rich protein PRCC-like isoform X1: protein MSLVAYASSDDSDSDETSNVSSIVPGSKRGGLFARLPVPKRSASEALGNVRPSKGTSHFSSRNTVSNDGDEDSVTRSQHSKGGLLFDLPKPKKRTEPVKIPIPEIKRGDSDSDEDEPRRKKSLPQGPGTGLSSLLPQPKNMVVKEMQRALVPHTLTKRPEPKKPTKPSLVASQGHLSSSASPSAIKAAAKSAALQLARQIAAEESDEELAPENYFSLEDSAKPLPAVVPSLNPEPVPTSGLLPAPPGMQRGTFQSDAPLDFGANQEGAWGGQQLGVYQQPSAEPQGYYNEAYYQDPESDPALPEPEQPSSSALFDDEAFMRLQGKRNRSKEEVKFLEIKGDDQLSGNQQWMTKSMTEEKQERKSFSKKKGDQPTGQQRRKHQITYLIHQAKERELELKNNWADNKLTRRQTQAKYGF, encoded by the exons ATGTCTTTGGTAGCGTATGCTAGCAGTGATGACAGTGATTCAGACGAAACGTCTAACGTCAGTTCCATCGTCCCGGGTAGCAAACGTGGGGGGCTTTTCGCACGCCTCCCTGTCCCCAAAAGATCTGCCTCGGAGGCACTAGGAAACGTGCGACCAAGCAAAGGGACATCACACTTCTCTTCACGGAACACTGTGTCAAACGATGGCGACGAGGACTCAGTTACCCGTTCTCAACATTCCAAGGGAGGGTTGCTTTTCGACTTACCTAAACCGAAGAAGCGAACAGAGCCTGTCAAAATCCCTATACCTGAGATAAAGAGAGGGGAT TCTGACTCTGATGAAGATGAACCAAGGAGAAAGAAATCCCTGCCCCAG GGTCCTGGCACTGGCCTTTCCTCCCTCCTACCTCAGCCGAAAAACATGGTTGTGAAGGAGATGCAGAGGGCCCTAGTGCCGCACACCCTCACCAAGCGGCCTGAGCCAAAGAAACCCACAAAGCCCTCCTTAGTGGCCTCCCAGGGCCACCTCAGCTCCAGTGCATCCCCCTCCGCCATCAAAGCAGCAGCTAAATCGGCTGCCCTGCAGCTAGCGAGACAAATAGCTGCTGAGGAAAGTGACGAAGAACTGGCCCCCGAGAACTACTTCTCCCTGGAAGACAGCGCCAAGCCTCTCCCCGCTGTGGTCCCCAGCTTGAACCCAGAGCCTGTCCCCACCTCAGGCCTGCTACCTGCTCCTCCAGGCATGCAGCGTGGTACATTCCAGTCAGATGCCCCTCTGGACTTTGGCGCCAACCAAGAGGGAGCTTGGGGAGGTCAACAGCTAGGGGTGTACCAGCAGCCCTCGGCAGAGCCTCAG GGTTACTACAACGAGGCTTACTACCAGGATCCAGAGTCTGACCCAGCATTGCCTGAGCCAGAGCAACCTAGTTCCTCCGCCCTGTTTGATGATGAAGCG TTCATGAGGCTGCAggggaagaggaacaggagcAAGGAAGAGGTGAAGTTCCTGGAGATTAAGGGAGATGACCAGCTGAGCGGCAACCAGCAGTGGATGACCAAGAGCATGACGGAAGAGAAGCAAGAGCGCAAATCCTTCAGCAAG AAAAAGGGAGACCAACCCACAGGGCAACAGCGACGCAAGCACCAGATCACATACCTCATCCACCAG GCAAAGGAGCGAGAGCTAGAGCTGAAGAACAACTGGGCTGACAACAAGCTGACTCGCCGGCAAACACAGGCCAAATACGGCTTTTAA
- the mrpl9 gene encoding 39S ribosomal protein L9, mitochondrial codes for MWSTSRHVLQDLVREFTKVTHSSVQCFSQTSCKNTVVVERWWQVPLSKEGRPPRLYPRRHRVYKVVEDTKHAPKEKMELILAQTVAKLGGRGDTVFVKKSVGRNNLLAQGLAVYPSPENKAMFAEELRLLHEGRPEERIQTRTGQLTVEILKHMELKVEKRTSIEYDITKEMVCRQILQKRGIFVPPHALRLPEESIKDLGDYWCEVTVNGIDTVRIPMSVVPFEDPTATGRKLLKKQKQEETIAAAVQEAPTV; via the exons ATGTGGAGCACCAGCCGTCATGTCCTTCAGGATCTAGTCCGGGAGTTTACGAAAGTGACACATTCCTCGGTTCAGTGTTTTTCACAAACATCATGCAAG AATACAGTTGTGGTAGAGCGTTGGTGGCAGGTCCCATTGTCcaaagagggccgcccaccaagaCTATACCCTCGGCGACATCGGGTCTACAAAGTGGTAGAGGACACAAAGCATGCTCCTAAGGAGAAGATGGAACTCATCCTCGCACAGACTGTGGCTA AGCTTGGTGGGCGAGGTGACACTGTGTTTGTGAAAAAGTCTGTTGGACGCAATAACCTCCTGGCCCAAGGCCTGGCAGTCTACCCATCACCAGAAAACAAAGCGATGTTTGCAGAGGAGCTGAGG CTTTTACATGAAGGGAGGCCCGAGGAGAGAATCCAAACCCGCACAGGACAGCTG ACGGTGGAGATCCTGAAGCATATGGAGTTGAAGGTTGAGAAAAGAACCTCCATTGAGTATGACATCACCAAAGAGATGGTCTGCAGACAGATTCTCCAGAAG CGGGGCATATTTGTGCCACCTCATGCACTGAGACTACCGGAAGAGTCAATCAAAGACCTGGGAGATTACTGGTGTGAGGTCACG GTTAATGGGATAGATACTGTGCGGATCCCCATGTCGGTGGTGCCCTTTGAAGACCCTACAGCGACTGGGCGCAAACTGTTGAAAAAGCAAAAGCAGGAGGAGACCATTGCAGCTGCAGTACAAGAGGCCCCTACAGTTTGA